In one Nitrospirota bacterium genomic region, the following are encoded:
- a CDS encoding FAD-dependent oxidoreductase gives MGKVIIKGIVNGKRVPSRIFEEEIQEAVRQGARDLLIIADGQHGIGGRIWPRSETVRITVEGPVGQRLGSMGMFGTEIVVKGGASDDVGWLNCGARITVLGDVTNGAHNAVAQGILYVQGSGGARCDTMTKHNPRFDPPQSWYFRDVGDTFAEFKAGGVAVVCGVNPRNPKNILGYRPCVGMVEGIIYFRGPMEGYSETDVKLLDLTEQDRQWLTTHIKPFLESIERSSYYDELTNSMGEWKKLIPYTAQERAKRRPFKKTISEFRSNIWEAGVGRGGIFAEYITHPTTVLPYITTGADRRYRPVWNNEKYAPPCEYNCPTGIPTRKRAELIRTGKVREALELVLQYSPLPATVCGEICPNPCMDACTRSMVDEPLNIKGLGRASLEARAPKPKEKTGRKVAVIGGGPGGLSAAWQLALEGHDVDLYEAEDKLGGKLEFCIPRERLPQDVLKSEIERFKEIGVNIHTGVKVSKEKFDEIYRAHDAVVVACGAHRPRKLNVPGAEDMATAYDFLRNINTGNPPDLKGRRVMIIGAGNVGMDVAAEAFHCGAREVTAVDVQKPAAFGKELEIAESLGTKILWPKFTEKYVREEGRVYFTDGTSLEADLVVVSIGDSPVTDFLPPTVHTDKNGWIEADEAGHTSDPKIYAIGDATRLGLVTHAIGQGGKAAMAVHALLSGRSYYRPAPKPVIPYDKIKTAYYDVCRGEPFKPETEANRCMSCAVCRDCRMCEATCYYGAISRQESGDGSYAYVVDEALCIGCGFCAGICPCGVWEMEDNI, from the coding sequence ATGGGTAAAGTGATAATTAAGGGAATCGTTAACGGAAAGAGAGTCCCCTCACGGATATTTGAGGAGGAGATACAGGAGGCTGTAAGGCAGGGTGCCAGGGATCTCCTGATAATTGCTGACGGCCAGCACGGCATCGGCGGCCGTATATGGCCGAGGTCCGAGACGGTCAGGATTACTGTTGAGGGTCCAGTTGGTCAGAGGCTTGGCAGTATGGGGATGTTCGGCACCGAGATTGTAGTCAAAGGCGGTGCCTCTGATGACGTGGGCTGGCTCAACTGCGGGGCAAGGATAACAGTCCTTGGTGATGTGACCAATGGCGCCCACAATGCAGTTGCCCAGGGTATACTTTATGTACAGGGAAGCGGCGGGGCACGTTGCGATACAATGACAAAGCATAACCCCAGGTTCGATCCTCCCCAGTCGTGGTATTTCAGGGACGTGGGAGATACCTTTGCGGAGTTCAAGGCCGGCGGGGTGGCAGTTGTCTGCGGCGTAAACCCGAGAAACCCCAAAAACATTCTTGGTTACCGGCCCTGTGTCGGTATGGTTGAGGGCATTATCTATTTCCGTGGTCCTATGGAGGGGTACAGCGAAACAGATGTAAAACTCCTTGATCTCACTGAGCAGGACCGGCAGTGGCTTACCACACATATAAAGCCCTTTCTTGAATCGATAGAGAGATCCAGCTATTATGACGAGCTGACAAACTCCATGGGAGAGTGGAAAAAACTCATCCCCTATACAGCACAGGAAAGGGCAAAAAGAAGACCTTTTAAAAAGACAATCTCCGAGTTTCGCTCCAATATATGGGAGGCTGGCGTTGGCAGGGGGGGAATATTTGCAGAGTATATAACCCATCCCACAACAGTGCTTCCCTACATTACAACAGGTGCTGACCGCAGATACAGGCCTGTGTGGAACAATGAAAAATATGCTCCACCCTGTGAGTATAACTGTCCAACCGGCATACCGACCAGGAAGCGTGCCGAACTCATCAGGACAGGCAAGGTCCGTGAGGCCCTTGAACTTGTGCTCCAGTACAGCCCGCTTCCGGCAACGGTCTGTGGTGAGATATGCCCCAACCCCTGTATGGATGCCTGCACGAGGTCAATGGTTGACGAGCCCCTGAATATAAAAGGCCTCGGCAGGGCAAGTCTCGAAGCCAGGGCTCCAAAGCCGAAAGAGAAGACCGGCAGGAAGGTGGCGGTTATAGGCGGGGGGCCGGGTGGTCTCTCTGCTGCATGGCAGCTTGCCCTTGAAGGTCATGATGTAGACCTTTATGAGGCAGAGGATAAGCTGGGTGGAAAGCTTGAGTTCTGCATACCCAGGGAGAGACTTCCGCAGGATGTACTCAAGAGTGAGATTGAGAGGTTTAAAGAGATAGGCGTCAACATACATACCGGTGTAAAGGTGAGCAAGGAGAAATTCGACGAGATATACAGGGCTCACGATGCTGTTGTGGTCGCCTGCGGGGCTCACAGGCCAAGGAAACTTAACGTCCCCGGCGCAGAGGACATGGCGACTGCCTACGACTTCCTCAGGAATATAAATACCGGAAATCCCCCGGACCTGAAAGGCAGGCGGGTGATGATAATCGGGGCAGGTAATGTGGGAATGGATGTTGCCGCAGAGGCATTTCACTGCGGGGCCAGAGAGGTGACTGCTGTTGATGTCCAGAAACCGGCTGCTTTTGGCAAGGAGCTGGAGATTGCAGAGTCCCTGGGTACAAAGATCCTGTGGCCGAAGTTTACGGAAAAATATGTAAGGGAAGAGGGACGGGTCTACTTCACGGACGGGACCTCCCTTGAGGCAGATCTTGTGGTTGTCTCCATAGGAGACTCCCCTGTAACGGATTTCCTGCCGCCAACAGTCCATACCGACAAGAACGGCTGGATCGAGGCAGACGAGGCTGGTCATACATCCGACCCGAAGATATACGCAATTGGTGATGCCACAAGACTTGGCCTTGTCACTCATGCCATAGGCCAGGGCGGAAAGGCAGCCATGGCAGTTCATGCCCTGCTCTCCGGAAGATCATACTACAGGCCGGCACCAAAGCCCGTCATCCCTTACGATAAAATAAAGACCGCCTATTATGACGTCTGCCGCGGTGAACCGTTTAAACCCGAGACAGAGGCAAACCGCTGTATGTCCTGTGCCGTATGCAGGGACTGCCGTATGTGTGAGGCCACCTGTTATTACGGGGCCATCAGCAGACAGGAATCCGGGGACGGCTCCTATGCCTATGTGGTTGACGAGGCCCTGTGTATTGGTTGCGGTTTCTGTGCAGGCATCTGCCCCTGTGGTGTCTGGGAAATGGAAGACAATATCTGA
- a CDS encoding glutamate synthase-related protein, which produces MEPASRLDHNYELTIKDFPYIIRWRDDRCKRCGRCTAVCPMLSIEPAVVVQRAVRSEGLTPEPKVVRKTVSVVRQTSDIGRYCTGCGTCTLVCPNDAIEPEYNPQHKFIFHKNRGGHPYRRGGRRNDPQPGTLDRLKFTRISMLTDPALDAGRHEFRIRTYLGRILPPDELPLKVVNGRLDVDKTLTDFIPPVREIYPVMIGSMSIGALSPTMWEGLAMGITYLNEVEGMPVVMCSGEGGMPARLLKSRFMKYFILQIASGYFGWDEIVRAIPHMVEDPCAIEIKYGQGAKPGDGGLLMAHKVLKLISEIRGVPMGVDLPSPPTHQTKYSIEESVAKMIQSMSMAWGFRVPVYPKISGSRTARAVLNNLVRNPFASALSIDGEDGGTGAAYNVSMDKMGHPIASNLRECYLDLVKQGKQNELPLIASGGVGKKGNLAANSAALFMLGASAVSIGKYIMQAAAGCLGDEYNRCNVCNIGKCPRGITTQDPKLYRRLDPDNVAERVVEVFKSLDVELKKIFAPMGRSTELPIGMSDGISADDPAVAERLEISYAC; this is translated from the coding sequence ATGGAACCAGCTTCAAGGTTGGACCACAACTATGAGTTAACAATAAAGGACTTCCCATATATAATCAGGTGGCGTGACGACAGGTGCAAGCGCTGTGGAAGGTGTACTGCCGTCTGTCCCATGCTCTCAATAGAGCCGGCAGTCGTTGTTCAAAGGGCTGTCCGCTCAGAAGGGCTTACACCTGAGCCGAAGGTTGTAAGGAAAACTGTCTCTGTAGTAAGGCAGACGAGTGATATCGGTCGTTACTGCACGGGTTGCGGCACCTGCACCCTCGTATGTCCAAATGATGCCATAGAGCCGGAGTACAATCCCCAGCACAAGTTCATATTCCACAAAAACAGGGGCGGTCATCCGTACAGGAGGGGTGGAAGGAGAAACGACCCCCAGCCGGGCACATTGGACAGGCTGAAATTTACAAGGATCTCCATGCTTACAGACCCGGCCCTTGACGCGGGCAGGCATGAGTTCAGGATAAGGACGTATCTCGGTAGAATCCTGCCCCCGGATGAGCTACCACTTAAGGTGGTTAACGGCAGGCTTGATGTGGACAAGACCCTGACGGATTTCATTCCCCCGGTCAGGGAGATATACCCGGTAATGATAGGCAGCATGTCCATAGGCGCCCTTTCGCCCACCATGTGGGAGGGGCTTGCAATGGGTATCACCTATCTCAACGAAGTTGAGGGCATGCCTGTAGTGATGTGCTCAGGTGAGGGCGGAATGCCGGCAAGGCTTCTGAAGTCAAGGTTTATGAAGTACTTTATCCTGCAGATAGCATCCGGGTACTTTGGATGGGATGAGATCGTAAGGGCAATCCCGCATATGGTGGAAGACCCATGCGCCATTGAGATAAAGTACGGTCAGGGCGCAAAACCCGGAGACGGGGGCCTGTTAATGGCCCACAAGGTACTTAAACTTATCTCTGAGATAAGGGGAGTCCCCATGGGTGTTGATCTCCCGTCACCACCTACGCACCAGACAAAGTATTCGATCGAGGAATCAGTGGCAAAGATGATACAGTCCATGTCCATGGCATGGGGTTTCAGGGTGCCGGTCTATCCAAAAATTTCCGGATCAAGGACTGCAAGGGCGGTACTGAACAACCTGGTGAGGAACCCCTTTGCATCAGCCCTCTCCATTGACGGTGAAGACGGTGGCACAGGGGCGGCTTACAATGTCTCGATGGACAAGATGGGGCATCCGATTGCCTCGAATCTGAGGGAGTGTTACCTCGACCTGGTAAAGCAGGGCAAGCAGAACGAGCTGCCCCTTATAGCATCAGGGGGCGTGGGAAAGAAGGGTAATCTTGCTGCAAACTCAGCAGCCCTCTTTATGCTCGGTGCCTCGGCTGTCTCTATAGGGAAATACATAATGCAGGCCGCTGCAGGCTGCCTGGGTGATGAATACAACCGCTGCAATGTCTGTAATATCGGAAAGTGTCCAAGGGGTATCACAACACAGGATCCGAAACTTTACAGGAGACTTGACCCCGACAATGTGGCCGAAAGAGTTGTTGAGGTCTTTAAGTCGCTGGATGTGGAGTTGAAGAAGATTTTTGCCCCCATGGGAAGGAGCACGGAGCTGCCCATCGGTATGTCCGACGGTATAAGTGCAGATGACCCGGCTGTTGCCGAACGTCTGGAGATAAGTTATGCGTGTTGA
- a CDS encoding glutamate synthase, with protein MCRLSAITSSEYISPMENILALETMKEGHDGSGMGLLLKNLGGEFEELKDYPILSGICSKDGLHALDSYMDNLGFQLKYTWTPKIKPVKGVERRDYYFARAYEYPDAFREKGIEEREALLMSTRIALRKMGEGDESIIVFSFYPDIIALKEVGDPLQLGEFFGLDTSTLKAKIILAQGRQNTNYAINLYACHPFFIQGYGSMTNGENTAFIPIREFLTSRGFPGYMGYNSDSEVFTHILHYTCRRLGYPLTYYKDIITPLKTSEIETRPDSEATEFLKISLRPLCIDGPNCVIGFTPDGTCFMVQDSKKLRPGVVGGVKGKFALMSEECGLDRAIPDRERSNDIFPMKYDMVVVSPGAEEVKVWNQLQGWTTTMS; from the coding sequence ATGTGCCGTCTGTCAGCAATAACATCATCGGAATATATATCTCCCATGGAGAACATCCTTGCCCTTGAGACCATGAAGGAGGGGCATGATGGTTCGGGAATGGGGCTTCTCCTGAAGAACCTCGGCGGGGAGTTTGAGGAGTTGAAGGATTATCCCATCCTCTCGGGTATCTGTTCAAAAGACGGTCTTCACGCCCTTGACAGCTACATGGACAACCTCGGCTTTCAACTCAAATACACCTGGACCCCAAAGATTAAACCAGTCAAAGGTGTTGAGAGGCGTGACTATTATTTTGCAAGGGCCTATGAGTATCCTGATGCATTCAGGGAGAAGGGTATTGAAGAGAGAGAGGCACTACTGATGAGTACAAGGATTGCCCTCAGGAAGATGGGCGAGGGGGATGAGTCAATCATTGTCTTTTCCTTTTATCCGGACATTATTGCCCTGAAGGAGGTTGGAGACCCGCTTCAGCTTGGCGAGTTCTTCGGTCTCGATACCTCAACACTAAAGGCAAAGATAATCCTTGCACAGGGCAGGCAGAATACGAATTACGCCATAAATCTCTACGCATGCCATCCCTTCTTTATTCAGGGTTACGGGTCCATGACAAATGGTGAGAATACGGCCTTTATCCCGATAAGGGAGTTTTTAACGAGCAGGGGTTTTCCCGGCTATATGGGTTACAACAGCGACAGCGAGGTCTTTACCCATATCCTCCATTACACATGCAGGCGTCTTGGTTATCCCCTGACATACTACAAGGATATCATCACTCCGCTCAAGACATCCGAGATAGAGACGAGGCCGGACAGTGAGGCAACGGAATTTCTGAAAATATCCTTAAGGCCGCTCTGCATTGACGGCCCTAACTGCGTGATAGGATTCACACCAGACGGCACATGCTTTATGGTACAGGATTCAAAGAAGCTCAGGCCCGGGGTTGTCGGGGGAGTGAAGGGCAAGTTTGCGCTTATGTCAGAGGAGTGCGGTCTTGACAGGGCGATACCCGACAGGGAGCGCTCCAATGATATATTTCCGATGAAGTACGATATGGTTGTCGTATCACCCGGCGCCGAGGAGGTGAAGGTATGGAACCAGCTTCAAGGTTGGACCACAACTATGAGTTAA
- a CDS encoding bifunctional 5,10-methylenetetrahydrofolate dehydrogenase/5,10-methenyltetrahydrofolate cyclohydrolase, translating to MAQIMDGRNLSDGIREKVKEDIEKLQQYGIAVGLGLLLIGENPASRQYFSATKKACSKVGVTTYQFKLPETASMNEILNVVHSINSDERVNGLLVLFPLPQRINARRIVNEIAPEKDIDGLGSLSVGRLAADESTFQIFKEGYYEMLYECRFMPTVSSFLPCTPFGVIRLLEHYGTGIKGKHAVVVGKSLAVGKPLSLMLLAKEATVTVCHRETHDLRAFTRQADLICTATGVRGLIKGDMVKEGAVVVDIGINVLDDGSIVGDVDFESVEKKASFITPVPGGVGPVTIAMLLENTVRSAQRNEFLKSPLMPG from the coding sequence ATGGCACAGATAATGGATGGGCGGAACCTTTCCGATGGTATAAGGGAGAAAGTTAAAGAGGATATAGAGAAGCTTCAACAGTACGGTATAGCCGTTGGACTGGGGCTGCTGCTGATAGGCGAAAATCCTGCTTCAAGGCAGTATTTTTCCGCTACCAAAAAGGCATGCAGCAAGGTTGGAGTTACTACATATCAATTCAAACTCCCTGAGACTGCATCCATGAATGAGATACTCAATGTAGTTCATTCAATAAACAGCGATGAAAGGGTCAATGGTCTGCTGGTACTCTTTCCCCTTCCACAGAGGATTAATGCCAGGAGGATTGTTAACGAGATAGCTCCTGAGAAGGATATCGACGGCCTTGGCTCCCTTTCGGTGGGACGGCTGGCTGCAGATGAATCCACCTTTCAGATATTCAAGGAGGGATACTATGAGATGCTTTACGAATGCAGGTTCATGCCCACGGTCTCAAGTTTTCTGCCTTGCACCCCCTTTGGTGTCATAAGGCTTCTGGAGCATTACGGCACAGGGATAAAGGGGAAACATGCAGTTGTTGTGGGGAAAAGTCTTGCAGTAGGAAAACCCCTTTCACTTATGCTGCTTGCAAAGGAGGCCACCGTTACGGTTTGTCACAGGGAAACCCATGATCTAAGGGCCTTTACCCGTCAGGCAGATCTCATATGTACGGCAACAGGGGTGCGGGGTTTGATAAAGGGAGATATGGTCAAAGAGGGTGCAGTGGTAGTGGATATAGGGATTAATGTCCTTGATGACGGAAGCATTGTTGGAGACGTTGACTTTGAATCCGTTGAGAAAAAGGCCTCCTTCATCACCCCTGTCCCCGGCGGTGTCGGACCTGTAACCATAGCAATGCTCCTTGAAAACACCGTCCGCTCAGCACAGAGAAACGAATTCCTGAAGAGTCCACTGATGCCGGGATGA
- a CDS encoding YkgJ family cysteine cluster protein: MEFDAAVFMDKLFKIYGEIDRVCKDSADYYGFSCDGCDDNCCRTVFYHYTVVESFALLEGFDKLPAEIRDESMRRGRDYLKDLDKHRGKEEELEMMCPLNYDGRCRIYEYRPLICRIHGFPGGLDHPVKGNQSFTGCRIFNKTFQKKWTHLIDRTPFYTRIANLEGQIRREMDYRMRFRKTIAEMLIERSLYDGRVPGVRDK; this comes from the coding sequence ATGGAATTTGATGCAGCAGTATTCATGGATAAACTCTTTAAGATATATGGAGAGATCGACAGGGTTTGCAAGGACTCAGCGGATTATTACGGGTTCAGCTGTGATGGTTGTGATGACAACTGCTGCCGGACGGTCTTTTATCACTACACAGTAGTTGAATCTTTTGCCCTCCTTGAGGGGTTTGATAAACTGCCCGCTGAAATCAGGGACGAAAGCATGAGAAGGGGGCGGGATTATCTGAAGGACCTGGACAAACACAGGGGCAAGGAGGAAGAGCTGGAGATGATGTGCCCCCTTAACTATGACGGGCGATGCAGGATTTACGAATACAGGCCCCTTATCTGCAGGATTCACGGCTTTCCCGGAGGACTCGACCATCCGGTTAAAGGTAACCAGAGTTTTACCGGTTGCAGGATATTCAATAAAACCTTTCAGAAAAAATGGACACACCTTATTGACCGCACCCCGTTTTATACCCGGATAGCCAATCTTGAGGGTCAGATAAGACGCGAGATGGACTACAGGATGAGATTCCGAAAGACTATCGCAGAGATGCTGATTGAGAGGAGCCTCTATGACGGGCGGGTTCCGGGTGTAAGGGACAAGTAA
- the ispF gene encoding 2-C-methyl-D-erythritol 2,4-cyclodiphosphate synthase, producing MHIGTGYDSHRLVSNRRLVIGGVSIPFEKGLLAHSDGDVLIHAIIDSLIGAMGMGDIGKHFPDSDPKWKDASSLEMLKHTVEIVRMNGFEVAWIDSTVITEKPRLAPFIPEMIRSIEGAGVPDGCVNIKAKTNEGMGFVGRGEGIVAMASALLRKLTEEPL from the coding sequence ATGCATATCGGCACCGGATATGATTCCCACAGGCTTGTTTCCAACAGGAGGCTTGTGATCGGCGGGGTCAGTATCCCCTTTGAAAAGGGCCTGCTCGCGCATTCGGATGGAGACGTACTCATCCATGCCATAATTGATTCACTTATAGGGGCAATGGGGATGGGTGATATAGGTAAGCACTTTCCTGACTCAGACCCCAAATGGAAGGATGCATCAAGCCTTGAGATGCTGAAGCATACAGTTGAGATTGTCAGGATGAACGGTTTTGAGGTAGCCTGGATTGATTCAACTGTTATTACGGAAAAACCCCGCCTTGCCCCTTTTATCCCAGAGATGATCCGCTCTATAGAGGGGGCGGGTGTGCCTGACGGGTGTGTAAATATCAAGGCCAAGACCAACGAAGGCATGGGGTTTGTTGGTCGCGGTGAGGGCATTGTGGCAATGGCTTCAGCCCTGTTGAGAAAATTGACGGAGGAACCGTTATGA
- the ispD gene encoding 2-C-methyl-D-erythritol 4-phosphate cytidylyltransferase, translated as MMKPVIAIVPSAGSGRRFGEGKTLLNLGGMPVIARTLSALQDVEEIVEIIPVMRNDEMEKALEIVEHYGFTKVRKIAPGGRERQESVSHGLALIERKNCIILVHDGVRPLVTPGIIRKAIAALGDLDGVVTAVAVKDTIKEVRDGLVKKTLEREMLFAVQTPQVFHYNVLMEAYTEALSSGMYFTDDAAMVEHRGGRVKVIEGDYTNIKITTREDLDVAEAFLKNRS; from the coding sequence ATGATGAAACCCGTTATTGCAATAGTCCCGTCTGCGGGTTCAGGCAGGAGATTTGGAGAAGGAAAGACCCTCCTGAATCTGGGTGGGATGCCTGTAATCGCCCGGACACTCAGTGCGTTACAAGACGTTGAGGAGATAGTTGAGATCATACCTGTAATGCGCAATGATGAGATGGAAAAGGCGCTTGAGATCGTGGAACATTATGGTTTCACAAAGGTCAGAAAGATTGCTCCCGGCGGCAGGGAGAGGCAGGAGTCCGTGTCTCATGGTCTTGCCCTGATTGAGCGTAAGAACTGTATTATACTGGTGCATGACGGTGTAAGGCCCCTTGTTACTCCGGGGATAATACGCAAGGCGATTGCAGCACTTGGAGACCTTGACGGAGTTGTGACTGCTGTTGCCGTAAAGGATACAATCAAGGAGGTCAGGGACGGTCTGGTTAAAAAGACCCTTGAGAGGGAGATGCTTTTTGCTGTTCAGACCCCGCAGGTATTTCATTATAATGTCCTAATGGAGGCATATACAGAGGCCCTGAGTTCCGGTATGTATTTTACTGATGATGCTGCCATGGTCGAACACCGCGGCGGCAGGGTGAAGGTGATAGAGGGTGACTATACCAATATCAAGATTACAACCCGGGAAGACCTTGACGTGGCAGAGGCCTTTCTGAAGAACCGTTCCTGA
- a CDS encoding PIN domain-containing protein: MLILMKLLILAAFVSGGFYMGGRYGYEYWGAVSGMILGIITLLSDSILQKVKPGRFIGAFIGLLFGLLFSKLVLIPLSPVLADKINSLSFALNAILGYGGLLVGANRGRNLTISSVLRLFKGQAIESNLKLLDTSVIIDGRIADICETGFIEGTFIIPQFILQELQHIADSSDSNKRARGRRGLDILHRIQKMPNISVKIVEEDFPNIKEVDAKLVALAKMLDAKVMTNDFNLNKVAELQGVSVLNINELANTLKPVVLPGETMNVFVLKEGKEYNQGVAYLDDGTMVVVENGRRFIGKKIDVAVTSVLQTTAGRMIFSKPKEEYEREELKLQRG, from the coding sequence ATGCTGATACTTATGAAGCTTTTGATACTTGCAGCCTTTGTGTCCGGGGGGTTTTACATGGGCGGCAGGTACGGCTATGAGTACTGGGGGGCAGTGTCAGGCATGATTTTAGGGATTATAACCCTTTTGTCAGACAGCATTCTTCAAAAAGTTAAACCAGGCAGATTTATCGGTGCCTTTATCGGTCTTCTTTTTGGTCTGCTATTTTCAAAGCTTGTTTTAATTCCCTTGTCGCCGGTACTTGCAGACAAGATTAACAGCCTTTCTTTTGCCTTAAATGCCATTTTAGGATATGGTGGTCTGCTTGTGGGTGCAAACAGGGGGAGAAATCTTACAATCTCCAGTGTCCTCAGGCTCTTTAAAGGACAGGCCATTGAGAGCAATCTGAAGCTTCTTGATACCAGTGTTATTATTGACGGCAGGATAGCGGATATCTGCGAGACGGGATTTATTGAAGGAACCTTTATTATACCCCAGTTTATTCTTCAGGAACTCCAGCACATTGCGGACTCTTCCGACTCTAATAAAAGGGCACGGGGCAGAAGGGGCCTCGACATACTGCACAGGATTCAGAAAATGCCCAATATCTCGGTGAAGATAGTGGAAGAAGATTTCCCCAATATCAAGGAAGTGGATGCAAAACTTGTAGCCCTTGCCAAGATGCTTGATGCAAAGGTCATGACAAATGACTTTAATCTCAACAAGGTTGCAGAACTCCAGGGTGTATCAGTCCTGAATATCAACGAGCTTGCCAACACCCTGAAACCCGTTGTCCTTCCGGGAGAGACCATGAATGTCTTTGTCCTTAAGGAGGGAAAGGAATACAACCAGGGAGTTGCGTACCTTGATGACGGGACAATGGTTGTTGTAGAGAACGGCAGGAGGTTTATAGGGAAGAAGATTGACGTTGCTGTGACAAGCGTGCTGCAGACCACCGCCGGCAGGATGATCTTTTCAAAGCCGAAGGAAGAGTATGAAAGGGAAGAGTTGAAATTGCAAAGGGGATGA
- a CDS encoding DegQ family serine endoprotease: MKKKILFGLLTLLIGFLIGGLTYYSIYERVKIPQRTVYTPPLLSQKVVDTSRAFAEIVEAVSPSVVNISTKKTVRRERSSIFNDPFFDFINPFQELPRKWKEQSLGSGVIVSDDGYIITNNHVVEQADEIKVTLYDRRTLTGKVVGADPKTDLALVKINVQGLPTVPWGDAEKLKVGEFVLAIGNPFGLSHTVTMGIVSAVGRANVGIADYEDFIQTDAAINPGNSGGPLVNIQGELVGINTAIFSRSGGYQGIGFAVPSNMVRSVMEQLRKEGKVIRGWLGVTIQDMTPELAEKFGLKTTAGALVSDVFKDSPAQKAGIKRGDVITQYNGKAITSVSTLRNMVAQSKVGSEVEITVVRNSTQNKFRVVVNELPTEFSEVSSAIPEEKPDDVKALAGITITELTGAIAKQLGIDQSEKGVVVLDVDPGSAAQEAGIKKGDVIQEIDRKRIYGIDDWKKIVSGIKPDEMVVMFLNRGGRKFYVALKP; the protein is encoded by the coding sequence ATGAAAAAGAAGATACTTTTTGGGTTATTAACATTACTTATAGGATTCCTCATTGGCGGGCTCACCTATTATTCAATATACGAGCGTGTAAAGATTCCGCAGAGAACCGTTTACACACCCCCGCTACTTTCACAAAAGGTTGTGGATACAAGCAGGGCCTTTGCAGAGATTGTCGAGGCAGTCTCTCCGTCAGTTGTAAATATATCCACTAAAAAGACCGTCCGGAGAGAAAGGTCGTCTATCTTTAATGATCCATTCTTTGATTTCATCAATCCCTTCCAGGAACTTCCCAGGAAGTGGAAGGAGCAGAGTCTCGGCTCAGGGGTTATTGTTTCAGATGATGGCTATATCATTACAAACAACCATGTAGTGGAACAGGCCGATGAGATAAAGGTGACCCTTTACGACAGGAGAACCCTTACGGGCAAGGTGGTCGGGGCTGACCCCAAGACTGACCTTGCGCTCGTAAAGATAAATGTGCAGGGCCTTCCCACTGTTCCATGGGGTGATGCCGAAAAGCTGAAAGTAGGAGAGTTTGTCCTTGCAATCGGCAATCCTTTCGGCCTCAGCCACACCGTAACAATGGGAATTGTCAGTGCCGTTGGGCGGGCCAATGTGGGAATCGCTGATTATGAGGATTTTATTCAGACGGATGCAGCGATCAATCCGGGCAATTCAGGTGGTCCCCTCGTCAACATTCAGGGTGAGCTCGTGGGTATAAATACCGCCATATTCTCCCGGAGCGGCGGTTATCAGGGGATAGGGTTTGCAGTCCCCAGTAATATGGTCAGGAGTGTTATGGAGCAGCTCCGGAAGGAAGGCAAGGTTATCAGGGGCTGGCTTGGGGTTACCATTCAGGACATGACCCCGGAGCTGGCAGAAAAATTCGGCCTCAAGACTACTGCCGGAGCCCTTGTAAGTGATGTCTTCAAGGACAGCCCTGCACAAAAGGCGGGCATAAAGAGGGGTGATGTAATCACTCAGTACAATGGAAAGGCTATAACGAGTGTTTCAACCCTCAGAAACATGGTTGCCCAGAGCAAGGTCGGCTCAGAGGTGGAGATCACGGTTGTACGTAACAGTACACAGAATAAATTCAGGGTTGTAGTTAATGAGCTTCCAACGGAGTTTTCCGAGGTTTCCTCTGCAATCCCTGAGGAGAAGCCTGATGATGTGAAGGCCCTGGCAGGGATAACAATAACAGAGTTGACAGGCGCTATTGCCAAACAGCTTGGAATTGACCAGTCAGAGAAGGGGGTTGTAGTGCTTGATGTCGATCCAGGCAGCGCAGCGCAGGAGGCGGGGATCAAGAAGGGCGATGTGATACAGGAGATAGACAGGAAAAGGATTTACGGTATTGATGACTGGAAGAAGATCGTCTCCGGGATAAAACCCGATGAGATGGTTGTGATGTTCTTAAACAGGGGGGGCAGGAAATTCTATGTGGCTCTGAAGCCATAG